Proteins encoded by one window of Emticicia oligotrophica DSM 17448:
- a CDS encoding alpha-amylase family glycosyl hydrolase, giving the protein MKRIFLQCTLLLFVLQKSFSQAVTTDSYFPNGDKEITLIFDLKQAKDSRVSGLLGKNSDVFLWSGAGTVDNAFEYQPSGQTNFNIPFEAGRMSSLGNDRWSIKLKPRDYFKVPTGKTIKKLGLLLKSGDGKAQTEDFILNLYDDGLYFKIIEPVPNAIFSKNEDILFKFKFSKANANLTFQAITQVSPIVSYQVSGDSAIISLQKTLQFKTIEGINKITISVQLGNESSTSEFSFIIKPQNTVLNLPPNIKDGINYINDNTVTFSFFAPKKNFVHLIGDFNDWQIDSKYLMNQAPDGERYWLTINNLEKGKEYAFQYLIDGIIAVGDPFCEKILDPKFDSEIPSSTYPNLKQYPTKNTFGGTVSVIQTGQTPYNWKINDFKRPTKDKLVIYELLVRDFNNSRRYREVADSIAYFKRLGINALELMPINEFTANNSWGYNPTYYTAPDKAYGTKNDLKYLIDKCHENGIAVILDVVFNHADYEFPYTKAYWNGSQPSVDSPFQNPTAPHLYSVFYDFNHQSSATQSYFDSVLEFWLKEYKVDGYRFDLSKGFTQKKSLTDAQMAAYDENRIKTLKHFYDKVRSFDKDSYLILEHFADNSEEIELANYGFMLWGNQNGTARNLVKGNNNSLSGLNYKYKGWNEPNLVSYLESHDEERIVYDALNNGRNEVKNLGVVLERTKALAALFFAYPGPKMLWQFGEFGYDVNIDFNGRTGIKPQKWEYLKDENRLKLFKVYAELIKLKTTQVAFSSSDFTESSSGVVKQVGLNHSSMNVRIIANLGIGSESTNINFEKTGKWYDYFSGQEINVNEATPIVNLAAGEFHIFTNVNLPTPETNLVPWQGNFTITANEITPNNSKFQIYPNPTTDKITLKLNGEKTQISLEDIWGKALYQIETKEIEPSIDLSGYTSGMYFIRTTQKGKSRTSKVIKN; this is encoded by the coding sequence ATGCACACTTCTTCTATTTGTACTGCAAAAGTCTTTTAGTCAAGCAGTTACTACTGATTCTTACTTTCCTAATGGAGATAAAGAAATTACACTAATTTTTGATTTAAAACAAGCCAAAGATTCACGTGTTAGTGGTTTATTGGGTAAAAATTCTGACGTTTTTTTATGGTCTGGAGCTGGAACGGTTGATAATGCTTTTGAATATCAACCAAGTGGTCAAACTAACTTTAATATTCCATTTGAAGCAGGTCGAATGAGTTCACTAGGCAATGATAGATGGAGTATCAAACTAAAACCAAGAGATTATTTTAAGGTTCCTACCGGTAAAACCATTAAAAAACTAGGTTTATTATTGAAAAGTGGAGATGGTAAAGCACAAACTGAAGATTTTATTTTGAATTTGTATGATGATGGGCTTTATTTCAAAATTATTGAACCTGTCCCAAACGCCATTTTTAGTAAAAATGAAGATATTCTTTTTAAGTTTAAATTTTCGAAAGCCAATGCGAATCTTACGTTTCAAGCAATAACACAAGTTTCACCTATTGTTTCTTATCAAGTTAGTGGTGATTCAGCAATTATTTCTTTACAAAAAACATTGCAATTCAAAACCATTGAAGGTATTAATAAAATCACAATTAGTGTACAACTTGGAAACGAATCTTCTACAAGCGAGTTCTCATTTATTATAAAACCCCAAAATACAGTATTGAACTTACCTCCAAATATCAAAGACGGCATCAACTATATCAATGATAATACCGTAACGTTTTCATTTTTTGCACCAAAGAAAAACTTTGTACATCTTATTGGTGATTTCAATGATTGGCAAATTGACTCTAAATATTTGATGAATCAAGCACCTGATGGCGAACGTTATTGGCTCACAATCAACAACTTAGAAAAAGGAAAAGAATATGCATTTCAGTATTTAATTGATGGAATAATTGCAGTAGGAGACCCATTTTGCGAGAAAATTCTTGACCCAAAGTTTGACTCAGAGATACCTTCTAGTACTTATCCAAACCTAAAACAATATCCTACCAAAAACACCTTTGGTGGTACAGTTTCGGTTATACAGACAGGACAAACTCCCTATAATTGGAAAATAAATGATTTTAAAAGACCCACTAAAGATAAATTGGTCATTTATGAACTTTTAGTAAGAGATTTTAATAACTCAAGAAGATACCGAGAAGTTGCCGATTCAATTGCGTACTTTAAACGTTTAGGAATTAATGCACTCGAATTAATGCCTATTAATGAATTCACGGCAAATAATTCTTGGGGGTATAATCCGACTTACTATACTGCTCCCGATAAAGCTTATGGCACAAAAAATGACTTAAAATATCTAATAGATAAATGCCATGAAAATGGTATTGCCGTTATTCTTGATGTGGTTTTCAATCATGCAGATTATGAATTCCCATATACAAAAGCCTATTGGAATGGTTCACAACCCTCAGTTGATAGTCCTTTCCAAAACCCAACTGCACCACATTTATATTCGGTATTTTACGATTTTAATCACCAAAGTTCAGCTACCCAAAGCTATTTTGATAGTGTTTTAGAATTTTGGCTCAAAGAATATAAAGTTGATGGATACCGATTTGATTTATCGAAAGGTTTTACACAAAAAAAATCTTTAACAGATGCACAAATGGCCGCCTATGACGAAAATCGTATCAAAACATTAAAGCATTTTTATGATAAAGTTCGGTCATTTGATAAAGATAGTTATTTGATTTTAGAACATTTTGCCGATAATTCTGAAGAAATTGAATTGGCTAATTATGGATTTATGCTTTGGGGAAATCAGAATGGTACTGCCAGAAATTTGGTCAAAGGTAATAATAATAGTCTATCTGGCCTAAATTATAAATACAAAGGTTGGAATGAACCAAATTTGGTAAGTTATCTTGAAAGCCATGATGAAGAACGAATTGTTTATGATGCCTTGAATAATGGCCGAAATGAAGTCAAAAATTTAGGTGTAGTACTTGAACGCACAAAAGCATTAGCCGCTTTATTTTTTGCGTATCCGGGTCCGAAAATGCTTTGGCAATTTGGCGAATTTGGGTACGACGTAAATATAGATTTTAACGGTAGAACAGGTATAAAACCTCAAAAATGGGAGTATTTAAAAGATGAAAATAGGCTTAAGCTATTTAAGGTTTATGCCGAACTGATAAAACTCAAAACTACGCAAGTAGCATTTAGTTCTAGCGATTTTACTGAAAGTTCATCAGGAGTTGTTAAACAAGTAGGCTTGAATCACAGTTCAATGAATGTTCGAATAATTGCGAATCTTGGCATCGGAAGTGAAAGCACAAATATTAACTTTGAAAAAACTGGGAAATGGTATGATTACTTTTCAGGACAAGAAATTAATGTCAATGAAGCTACACCAATTGTTAATTTAGCTGCAGGAGAATTTCATATATTTACTAATGTCAACTTACCAACGCCTGAGACAAATTTAGTACCTTGGCAAGGGAATTTCACCATTACAGCCAATGAAATAACGCCCAATAATTCAAAGTTTCAAATTTATCCTAATCCAACCACCGACAAAATAACTTTAAAATTAAACGGCGAAAAAACACAAATTTCGCTCGAAGATATTTGGGGGAAAGCATTGTATCAGATAGAAACAAAAGAAATCGAACCAAGTATAGATTTGTCGGGTTATACGAGTGGTATGTATTTTATACGAACAACACAGAAGGGTAAATCACGAACGAGTAAAGTAATAAAAAATTAG